In a genomic window of Wyeomyia smithii strain HCP4-BCI-WySm-NY-G18 chromosome 1, ASM2978416v1, whole genome shotgun sequence:
- the LOC129718165 gene encoding histone H2A-beta, sperm-like, whose protein sequence is MAPKSKKAVSKSRRAGLTFPVGRTLSILKKGKYADRIGAGAGVYIAAALEYLVAEILELAGNAAKANKKIRIIPRHIQLAVRNDDELAELLKHVCIAEGGVLPNVQGVLKPKISKKPKPTLYTESQEY, encoded by the exons ATGGCACCTAAATCGAAAAAAGCTGTTTCTAAATCCCGTCGAGCTGGACTAACTTTTCCAGTGGGTCGTACCCTTAGTATACTTAAAAAGGGCAAGTACGCTGACCGCATCGGTGCAGGGGCCGGTGTATACATAGCTGCTGCCTTGGAATATTTGGTAGCAGAGATTTTGGAGCTGGCAGGAAACGCTGCTAAAGCTAACAAAAAAATACG TATAATTCCTCGACACATTCAACTGGCGGTTCGCAATGACGATGAATTGGCCGAACTGTTAAAACATGTTTGTATTGCCGAAGGCGGGGTCCTTCCAAATGTTCAAGGAGTCTTGAAGCCAAAAATTTCGAAGAAGCCTAAGCCGACGCTATACACTGAAAGCCAGGAGTATTGA
- the LOC129716859 gene encoding uncharacterized protein LOC129716859, with the protein MDNDISKRELEKVMFKHRVRILSIMIADTKRTIANLKKVKQNVNQKLEEKFEQSDAQRVRKMAEEKALAVYNKVREREVRKLARLKATSIMEMNTEAEWIENTTKTEIPDYVERTLMLGPNFNIENRRDVPYIELIASIEKVIQNKENADEIRSEVSNAMINHINYRHQPHHPPGEWIEKEVIKSKKFIKANPNLVITKADKGSKTVIMEADEYHEKMVNLLTDENTYKKLTKNPTNKIIKKINSFIDGWHNKGYIDFRTQKSLKESSCNPPRIYGLPKIHKDNRPLRPVVSTIGSATYNIARYLAGIIAKVVGKTD; encoded by the coding sequence atgGATAATGATATTTCGAAACGAGAACTGGAGAAGGTGATGTTCAAACACCGGGTCCGAATTCTTAGCATAATGATAGCAGACACCAAAAGAACGATTGCGAACCTCAAAAAAGTCAAACAAAACGTGAACCAAAAATTAGAGGAAAAGTTCGAACAAAGTGATGCACAGAGAGTACGGAAAATGGCGGAGGAGAAAGCACTAGCAGTGTACAACAAGGTGAGAGAAAGAGAGGTTAGAAAGTTGGCCAGGTTGAAGGCAACAAGTATCATGGAGATGAACACAGAAGCGGAATGGATAGAGAACACAACAAAAACGGAGATTCCGGACTACGTAGAACGCACACTGATGCTGGGCCCAAACTTCAACATCGAGAACAGACGAGACGTTCCGTATATCGAGCTGATAGCAAGCATCGAAAAAGTTATCCAGAACAAAGAAAATGCAGACGAGATCAGGTCGGAAGTTTCCAACGCTATGATCAATCACATTAATTACCGCCACCAACCCCACCACCCTCCGGGAGAATGGATCGAGAAAGAGGTTATCAAAAGTAAGAAGTTTATAAAGGCAAACCCGAACCTGGTCATCACGAAAGCTGACAAAGGTAGCAAAACAGTAATTATGGAGGCTGATGAGTATCACGAAAAAATGGTTAACCTGCTCACGGACGAGAACACGTAtaaaaaacttacaaaaaatccaactaacaaaatcatcaaaaaaatcaACAGTTTCATCGACGGATGGCACAACAAAGGATACATCGACTTTCGGACACAAAAGAGCCTGAAGGAATCTAGTTGCAATCCACCACGCATATACGGATTACCGAAAATACATAAAGACAACCGACCCCTCCGGCCGGTGGTGTCCACGATTGGATCGGCAACATATAACATTGCCAGATATCTTGCCGGAATAATTGCCAAGGTGGTAGGAAAAACGGATTAA